Proteins encoded by one window of Pseudomonas sp. LS44:
- a CDS encoding diguanylate cyclase: MSSVRSVWPARAALAVLLILLCATSVSIWLQLERSQAQRISERVAYQAGSLAQQLDNSLAGQLQQLSLLAALWSQHGRLPRDEWERYVRFSLQNFHGYQAIQWLDADLRMQWILPQAGNEAAANFQLGPEHPNYPLAMEAKTTGLPRFSDSFALLQGGRGLIVYTPLYLHRTNQPAQFDGFLQGVFRVEGLMDELLDRLDSHAFNVRLLENGRPIYSREVSTWLPQQQQQEPLHLLNNQHFALQLSPSEKLLDELSSPLPRLVLGASLAISMLLVAALALALENSRRTAAVQQSNRRLNEEIRQRETIEQTLRDSRERLQLVVDLTDSSRDGLFIINPHNRDILHMNQAAYASLGYSAAEFAQLLKDDPEQLLPGFNALLEQSRATPPDDQQGPLFQHQMRRSDGSMQAAEISAQWVEVNGHAYLIGVSRDNSERLQLEARLQRLSQQDGLTGLYNRRFFDRQLHSEWRRLRRVGAPLTLLMLDIDHFKAYNDALGHLAGDDALRRVSAVLQSCMQREGDAACRYGGEEFTLILIDTDQQGAEHIAQRVHELIAELQLPHPGSPLGRLSISIGLATSEPTSDQDPEELVQHSDEALYQAKHAGRNRTCVWRTTDAPDD; encoded by the coding sequence ATGTCGTCCGTTCGTTCCGTCTGGCCGGCTCGCGCCGCACTAGCGGTATTGCTGATTCTGCTCTGCGCCACCAGCGTATCGATCTGGCTACAGCTGGAACGTAGCCAGGCCCAGCGAATTAGCGAGCGCGTCGCCTATCAGGCTGGCAGCCTGGCCCAGCAACTGGACAACAGCCTGGCCGGGCAACTGCAACAGCTGAGTCTGCTCGCTGCGCTGTGGAGCCAGCACGGCCGCCTGCCACGTGACGAGTGGGAACGCTACGTGCGCTTCTCGCTGCAGAATTTCCATGGCTACCAGGCGATCCAGTGGCTCGACGCCGATCTGCGCATGCAGTGGATATTGCCGCAGGCCGGCAACGAGGCCGCGGCCAACTTCCAGCTCGGCCCGGAGCATCCCAATTACCCGCTGGCGATGGAAGCCAAGACCACTGGCCTGCCCCGCTTTTCCGACAGCTTTGCGCTGCTCCAGGGTGGGCGTGGACTGATCGTCTACACCCCGCTGTATCTGCACCGCACCAATCAGCCGGCGCAGTTCGACGGTTTCCTGCAGGGCGTGTTCCGTGTCGAAGGACTGATGGACGAGTTGCTCGATCGCCTCGACAGCCACGCCTTCAATGTCCGCCTGCTGGAAAATGGCCGACCGATCTACAGCCGCGAGGTGAGCACCTGGCTGCCCCAGCAGCAGCAACAAGAGCCACTGCATCTGCTGAACAATCAGCACTTCGCCCTGCAGCTCAGCCCCAGCGAGAAGCTCCTCGATGAGCTCAGCTCGCCGCTCCCCAGGTTGGTGCTTGGCGCCAGTCTGGCGATCAGCATGCTGTTGGTCGCTGCGCTGGCCCTGGCCCTGGAAAACTCCCGGCGAACGGCCGCCGTGCAACAGAGCAATCGGCGCCTGAACGAGGAAATTCGCCAGCGCGAGACCATCGAACAGACTCTCCGCGACAGCCGCGAACGCCTGCAATTGGTGGTCGACCTCACCGATTCCAGCCGCGACGGCCTGTTCATCATCAATCCGCACAACCGCGACATCCTGCATATGAACCAGGCCGCCTATGCCAGCCTGGGTTACAGCGCAGCGGAATTCGCGCAACTGCTGAAAGATGATCCGGAACAGCTGCTGCCCGGCTTCAATGCCCTGCTCGAGCAATCGCGGGCAACCCCCCCGGATGACCAACAAGGCCCACTATTCCAGCACCAAATGCGCCGCAGCGACGGCAGCATGCAAGCTGCGGAAATCAGCGCGCAGTGGGTGGAAGTGAATGGCCATGCCTATCTGATCGGCGTCTCGCGCGATAACAGCGAACGCCTGCAACTCGAAGCCCGCCTGCAGCGCCTGTCCCAGCAGGACGGCCTGACCGGGCTATACAACCGGCGCTTCTTCGACCGCCAGCTGCACAGCGAATGGCGCCGCCTGCGCCGGGTCGGGGCGCCACTGACCTTGCTGATGCTGGATATCGACCACTTCAAAGCCTACAACGATGCGCTCGGCCATCTCGCCGGCGATGACGCGCTGCGCCGAGTCAGCGCCGTGTTGCAGAGCTGCATGCAGCGCGAAGGCGATGCGGCGTGCCGCTATGGCGGGGAAGAGTTCACCCTGATCCTCATCGATACCGATCAGCAGGGCGCCGAACACATTGCTCAGCGCGTTCACGAGCTGATCGCCGAATTGCAGCTGCCGCATCCGGGCAGTCCCTTGGGCCGCTTGAGCATCAGCATCGGTCTGGCCACCTCGGAACCGACCAGCGATCAGGACCCCGAAGAGCTGGTCCAGCACAGCGACGAAGCGCTCTATCAAGCCAAGCACGCGGGCCGCAACCGCACGTGCGTGTGGCGCACCACGGATGCGCCAGACGACTAG
- a CDS encoding flagellar basal body-associated protein FliL, which produces MKAWIALLLVIALPFAVQVNAKEEDKEGAAPKVAYVNLVPAIVGNFGSGTHLKFFKADIALRVTGSEAEDKVEHHEPLIRNQLVMLFSQQTEASLGDLEAKEKLRQEALKQVQQVLSQEEGKPLVDDLLFNNLIIQ; this is translated from the coding sequence GTGAAAGCCTGGATCGCTCTGCTGTTGGTTATAGCTCTACCGTTCGCTGTGCAGGTTAATGCAAAGGAAGAAGACAAGGAGGGTGCGGCGCCGAAGGTCGCTTACGTCAATCTGGTGCCGGCCATCGTCGGCAATTTTGGCTCCGGCACGCATCTGAAATTCTTCAAGGCCGACATTGCCCTGCGGGTGACGGGCAGCGAGGCTGAGGACAAGGTCGAGCATCACGAACCGTTGATCCGCAATCAGTTGGTCATGCTGTTTTCCCAGCAGACTGAAGCCAGCCTGGGCGACCTCGAAGCCAAGGAAAAGCTCCGCCAGGAGGCACTCAAGCAAGTCCAGCAGGTGCTGAGCCAGGAAGAGGGCAAGCCGCTGGTGGACGATCTGCTGTTTAACAACCTGATCATCCAGTAA
- a CDS encoding NADPH:quinone oxidoreductase family protein, with product MKAVLCKAFGPAETLVLEETPSPVPKKFEVLLDVHAAGVNFPDTLIIEGKYQFKPPFPFSPGGEASGVVAAVGEKVTHVKPGDRVMALTGWGAFAEQVAVGADKVMPIPASLDFNSAAAFGMTYGTSLHALKQRANLQPGETLLVLGASGGVGLAAVEIGKAMGARVIAAASSAEKLAVAKAAGADELINYSEENLRERIKEITGEHGVDVIYDPVGGELLEQAFRSIAWNGRFLVVGFASGGGIPALPANLPLLKGASLVGVFWGAFAARQPQDNAANFQQLFKWHAEGKLKPLVSKVFPLANAAEAIDHLGQRRAVGKVVVEVRG from the coding sequence ATGAAAGCCGTGCTGTGCAAAGCCTTCGGTCCCGCCGAAACCCTGGTGCTGGAAGAAACCCCCAGCCCGGTACCGAAAAAATTCGAAGTGCTCCTCGATGTACATGCCGCCGGGGTCAACTTTCCCGACACCCTGATCATCGAGGGCAAGTACCAGTTCAAGCCACCGTTCCCGTTCTCGCCGGGTGGCGAGGCGTCCGGCGTGGTCGCCGCGGTCGGCGAGAAGGTCACCCACGTCAAACCCGGTGACCGGGTCATGGCGCTGACCGGCTGGGGCGCGTTCGCCGAGCAGGTCGCGGTCGGCGCGGACAAGGTGATGCCGATCCCGGCCAGCCTCGACTTCAACTCGGCCGCCGCGTTCGGCATGACCTACGGCACCTCGCTGCATGCCCTGAAACAGCGCGCCAACCTGCAGCCGGGCGAAACCCTGCTGGTACTCGGCGCCTCCGGCGGCGTCGGTCTGGCCGCGGTGGAGATCGGCAAGGCGATGGGCGCGCGGGTCATCGCCGCAGCGAGCAGCGCGGAGAAGCTGGCGGTGGCCAAGGCCGCCGGCGCCGACGAGCTGATCAACTACAGCGAAGAGAATCTGCGCGAGCGGATCAAGGAGATCACCGGCGAGCACGGCGTCGACGTGATCTATGACCCGGTCGGCGGTGAACTGCTCGAGCAGGCGTTCCGCAGCATCGCCTGGAACGGTCGCTTCCTGGTGGTCGGCTTCGCCAGCGGCGGCGGCATCCCGGCGCTGCCGGCCAACCTGCCGCTGCTCAAGGGCGCCTCGCTGGTCGGCGTGTTCTGGGGCGCGTTTGCCGCACGCCAGCCGCAGGACAACGCGGCGAACTTCCAGCAGCTGTTCAAGTGGCACGCCGAAGGCAAGCTCAAGCCGCTGGTGTCGAAAGTCTTCCCGCTGGCCAACGCCGCCGAGGCGATCGATCATCTCGGCCAGCGCAGGGCAGTCGGCAAGGTGGTGGTGGAAGTCCGGGGTTGA
- a CDS encoding CDP-6-deoxy-delta-3,4-glucoseen reductase yields MKVTLQPSGAVLDVHSGERILDAARRLGYDCPQACRNGNCHICAALLVEGRVCQAGAEIAQGELFTCLAEPLQDCVLHWDGVLAPGELPVRTLSCQLIECIELGGDVWRVRLRAPAGKPPRYHAGQYLLLERDDGEWSAFSLASAPHQGRELELHVLNREVSTQAILAQLQRTRLARVQLPFGDTHLAELPDGPLVLIAAGTGMAQMHSLIEHCRSTGFKHPVHLYWGVRQPDDFYALEHWDDWRRLDNLHLHRVVSELCSWGGRCGMLHEAVCEDFADLSALHVYASGSPAMVYGTLDALVAAGMDAHQMRADVFAYAPRE; encoded by the coding sequence GTGAAAGTTACTCTGCAACCCTCTGGCGCGGTGCTCGATGTGCACTCCGGCGAGCGCATCCTCGATGCCGCGCGGCGCCTCGGCTACGACTGTCCGCAGGCCTGTCGCAACGGCAACTGCCATATCTGCGCGGCGCTGCTGGTCGAAGGCCGGGTTTGCCAGGCCGGTGCCGAGATCGCCCAAGGCGAGCTGTTCACCTGCCTGGCCGAGCCGCTGCAAGACTGCGTGCTGCACTGGGACGGCGTGCTGGCGCCCGGCGAACTGCCGGTGCGCACCCTGAGCTGCCAGTTGATCGAGTGTATCGAGCTGGGTGGCGATGTCTGGCGCGTGCGCCTGCGCGCCCCGGCCGGCAAGCCGCCGCGCTATCACGCCGGGCAGTACCTGCTGCTCGAGCGCGACGACGGCGAGTGGTCGGCGTTCTCGCTGGCCTCGGCGCCGCATCAGGGCCGCGAGCTGGAGCTGCATGTCCTCAATCGCGAGGTCAGCACTCAGGCGATTCTCGCCCAGCTGCAGCGCACGCGCCTGGCGCGGGTGCAGCTGCCGTTCGGCGATACCCACCTGGCCGAACTGCCGGACGGCCCGCTGGTGCTGATCGCCGCCGGCACCGGCATGGCGCAGATGCACAGCCTGATCGAGCATTGCCGCTCGACCGGCTTCAAGCATCCGGTGCACCTGTACTGGGGCGTGCGCCAGCCGGACGACTTCTACGCGCTCGAGCACTGGGACGACTGGCGGCGTCTGGACAACCTGCACCTGCACCGCGTGGTCAGCGAGCTGTGCAGCTGGGGCGGGCGCTGCGGCATGCTGCACGAGGCAGTCTGCGAGGACTTTGCCGACCTTTCAGCGCTGCACGTGTACGCCAGCGGCTCGCCGGCGATGGTCTACGGCACCCTCGACGCGCTGGTCGCGGCGGGCATGGATGCGCACCAGATGCGCGCCGACGTGTTCGCCTACGCGCCGCGCGAGTGA
- the ubiD gene encoding 4-hydroxy-3-polyprenylbenzoate decarboxylase, producing MQYRDLRDFIRGLEQRGELKRIHTPVSPVLEMTEICDRTLRKGGPALLFENPTGFDMPVLGNLFGTPKRVALGMGAAEVSELREIGKLLAFLKEPEPPKGLKDAWAKLPVFRKVLAMAPKVLKDAPCQEVIEEGEAVDLTKLPVQTCWPGDVAPLITWGLTITKGPNKERQNLGIYRQQVIGRNKVIMRWLSHRGGALDFRDWCEKFPGQPYPVAVALGADPATILGAVTPVPDSLSEYAFAGLLRGHRTELVKARGSDLQVPASAEIVLEGVIHPGEMADEGPYGDHTGYYNEVDRFPVFTVERITRRQKPIYHSTYTGRPPDEPAVLGVALNEVFVPILQKQFPEITDFYLPPEGCSYRLAVVTIKKQYPGHAKRVMLGVWSFLRQFMYTKFVIVTDDDVNARDWNDVIWAITTRMDPKRDTVLIDNTPIDYLDFASPISGLGSKMGLDATHKWPGETSREWGRAIVQDEAVKQRVDALWAELGID from the coding sequence ATGCAGTATCGCGACTTGCGCGACTTTATCCGCGGCCTGGAACAGCGTGGCGAACTCAAGCGCATCCACACGCCGGTTTCGCCGGTGCTCGAGATGACCGAAATCTGTGACCGCACCTTGCGCAAGGGTGGCCCGGCGCTGCTGTTCGAGAATCCCACGGGCTTCGACATGCCGGTACTCGGCAACCTGTTCGGCACGCCCAAGCGCGTGGCCCTGGGCATGGGCGCGGCGGAGGTCTCCGAGCTGCGCGAAATTGGCAAGCTGCTGGCCTTCCTCAAGGAGCCGGAGCCGCCGAAGGGGTTGAAAGACGCCTGGGCGAAACTGCCGGTTTTTCGCAAAGTCCTGGCTATGGCGCCCAAGGTGCTCAAGGACGCGCCGTGCCAGGAAGTGATCGAGGAAGGCGAGGCTGTCGACCTGACCAAGCTGCCGGTGCAAACCTGCTGGCCCGGCGACGTGGCGCCGCTGATCACCTGGGGCCTGACCATCACCAAGGGCCCGAACAAGGAGCGGCAGAACCTCGGTATCTACCGTCAGCAGGTAATCGGCCGCAATAAAGTCATCATGCGCTGGCTCAGTCATCGCGGTGGCGCGCTGGATTTCCGTGACTGGTGTGAGAAATTTCCCGGCCAGCCTTATCCGGTAGCCGTGGCCCTAGGCGCCGACCCGGCGACGATTCTCGGCGCGGTCACCCCGGTGCCTGACAGCCTTTCCGAATACGCCTTCGCCGGCCTGTTGCGTGGTCACCGCACCGAGCTGGTCAAGGCGCGCGGCAGCGACCTGCAGGTGCCGGCCAGCGCGGAAATCGTCCTCGAAGGGGTGATCCATCCCGGCGAGATGGCCGACGAAGGCCCGTACGGCGATCACACCGGCTACTACAACGAAGTCGACCGTTTCCCGGTGTTCACCGTCGAGCGCATCACCCGCCGCCAGAAGCCGATCTACCACAGCACCTACACCGGGCGGCCGCCGGATGAGCCAGCGGTGCTTGGCGTGGCGCTCAACGAAGTGTTCGTGCCGATCCTGCAGAAGCAGTTCCCGGAGATCACCGACTTCTACCTGCCGCCGGAAGGCTGCTCCTATCGCCTGGCGGTGGTAACCATCAAGAAGCAGTACCCCGGCCACGCCAAGCGCGTGATGCTCGGCGTGTGGAGCTTCCTGCGCCAGTTCATGTACACCAAGTTCGTCATCGTCACCGATGACGACGTCAATGCGCGCGACTGGAACGACGTGATCTGGGCGATCACCACGCGCATGGACCCCAAGCGCGACACCGTGCTGATCGACAACACGCCGATCGACTACCTCGACTTCGCCTCGCCGATCTCCGGTCTCGGCTCGAAGATGGGCCTCGACGCCACCCACAAGTGGCCGGGCGAGACCAGCCGCGAATGGGGTCGGGCGATCGTCCAGGACGAGGCGGTCAAGCAACGAGTCGACGCGTTGTGGGCCGAGTTGGGGATCGATTGA
- the rho gene encoding transcription termination factor Rho: MNLTELKQKPITDLLEMAEQMGIENMARSRKQDVIFSLLKKHSKSGEEISGDGVLEILQDGFGFLRSADSSYLAGPDDIYVSPSQIRRFNLRTGDTIVGKIRPPKEGERYFALLKVDTINYDRPENAKNKILFENLTPLFPNKRLKMEAGNGSTEDLTGRVIDLCAPIGKGQRGLIVAPPKAGKTIMLQNIAANITRNNPECHLIVLLIDERPEEVTEMQRTVRGEVVASTFDEPPTRHVQVAEMVIEKAKRLVEHKKDVVILLDSITRLARAYNTVIPSSGKVLTGGVDAHALEKPKRFFGAARNIEEGGSLTIIATALVETGSKMDEVIYEEFKGTGNMELPLDRRIAEKRVFPAININRSGTRREELLTAEDELQRMWILRKLLHPMDEIAAIEFMLDKLKDTKTNDEFFMSMKRK; this comes from the coding sequence ATGAATCTGACCGAACTCAAGCAAAAGCCGATTACCGACCTGTTGGAAATGGCCGAACAAATGGGCATCGAGAACATGGCCCGTTCGCGCAAGCAGGACGTGATTTTCTCCCTGCTCAAAAAACACTCGAAAAGTGGCGAGGAAATCTCCGGTGATGGCGTGCTGGAGATCCTCCAGGACGGCTTCGGCTTCCTGCGCTCCGCGGACTCTTCCTATCTCGCTGGGCCGGACGACATTTACGTCTCGCCCAGCCAGATCCGCCGTTTCAACCTGCGTACCGGTGACACCATCGTCGGCAAGATCCGTCCGCCGAAAGAGGGCGAGCGTTACTTCGCCCTGCTCAAGGTCGACACGATCAACTACGACCGCCCGGAAAACGCCAAGAACAAGATTCTGTTCGAAAACCTTACCCCGCTGTTCCCCAACAAGCGTCTGAAGATGGAGGCCGGCAACGGTTCCACCGAAGACCTGACCGGCCGGGTCATCGACCTCTGCGCGCCGATCGGCAAGGGTCAGCGCGGGTTGATCGTGGCACCGCCGAAAGCCGGTAAAACGATCATGCTGCAGAACATCGCGGCCAACATCACCCGCAACAACCCCGAATGCCACCTGATCGTCCTGCTGATCGACGAGCGCCCGGAAGAAGTGACCGAAATGCAGCGCACCGTGCGCGGCGAAGTGGTCGCCTCGACCTTCGACGAACCGCCGACCCGCCACGTGCAGGTCGCCGAAATGGTGATCGAGAAGGCCAAGCGCCTGGTCGAACACAAGAAGGACGTGGTTATCCTGCTCGACTCGATCACCCGTCTGGCGCGTGCCTACAACACCGTGATCCCGAGCTCCGGCAAGGTCCTCACCGGTGGTGTCGACGCCCACGCCCTGGAGAAGCCGAAACGTTTCTTCGGCGCGGCGCGCAACATCGAAGAAGGCGGTTCGCTGACCATCATCGCCACCGCGCTGGTAGAAACTGGCTCGAAGATGGACGAGGTGATCTACGAAGAATTCAAGGGCACCGGCAACATGGAACTGCCCCTGGATCGCCGTATCGCCGAGAAGCGCGTGTTCCCGGCGATCAATATCAACCGCTCCGGCACTCGCCGCGAAGAGTTGCTGACCGCCGAAGACGAGTTGCAACGCATGTGGATCCTGCGCAAGCTGCTGCACCCGATGGACGAAATCGCCGCCATTGAGTTCATGCTCGATAAGCTCAAAGACACCAAGACCAACGACGAATTCTTCATGTCGATGAAGCGCAAATAA
- the trxA gene encoding thioredoxin TrxA, translated as MSEFITNVSDASFDQDVLQADGPVLVDYWAEWCGPCKMIAPVLDEIAQTYQGKLKVCKLNIDENQDTPPKYGVRGIPTLMLFKNGNVEATKVGALSKSQLAAFLDSNI; from the coding sequence ATGAGCGAATTCATCACCAACGTCAGCGACGCCAGCTTCGATCAAGATGTACTCCAGGCTGATGGCCCGGTGCTGGTCGACTACTGGGCGGAGTGGTGCGGCCCGTGCAAAATGATTGCCCCGGTGCTCGACGAAATCGCCCAGACCTATCAAGGCAAACTGAAGGTCTGCAAATTGAACATCGACGAAAACCAGGACACCCCGCCGAAATACGGCGTGCGTGGCATCCCGACCCTGATGCTGTTCAAGAACGGCAACGTCGAGGCCACCAAGGTCGGTGCACTGTCCAAGTCGCAGTTGGCGGCATTCCTCGACAGCAACATCTAA
- the ppx gene encoding exopolyphosphatase, producing the protein MPQSPAKNFSHIAAIDLGSNSFHIVLAKADHGEIRILERLGEKVQLAAGIDEQRLLSEEAMQRGVDCLRRFAQLTNGLPQGAVRIVGTNALREARNRSEFIRRAEAVLGHPVEVISGREEARLIHLGVSHTLADTPGKRLIADIGGGSTEFIIGQRFEPLLRESLQMGCVSFTQRYFKDGKITPARYAQAYTAARLELMGIEQSLRRLGWQEAVGASGTLRAVGLASKAAGHGNGEVNPEGIAWLKRKLLKLGDADKLDLDGIKPDRRAIFPAGLAICEAIFDALELKSMAHSDGALREGVLYDLLGRHHHEDVRERTLSALMERYRVDVDQAARVEAKALKALESVADAWQLDDDWHHELLSWAARVHELGQDIAHYHYHKHGAYLIEHSDLAGFSRQDQLMLALLVRGHRRNIPQERFAEFGDEGVQLIRLCVLLRFAILFHHIRGTQEMPTVQLQAGARSLDVVFPAGWLEANPLTQADFEQEAEWLKRIDFTLNVR; encoded by the coding sequence ATGCCGCAAAGCCCAGCGAAGAATTTCTCCCATATCGCCGCCATTGACCTCGGCTCGAACAGCTTCCATATCGTTCTAGCCAAGGCTGACCATGGCGAGATCCGCATTCTTGAGCGGCTCGGGGAGAAAGTTCAGCTCGCAGCAGGAATTGATGAGCAGCGCCTGCTCAGCGAAGAAGCGATGCAGCGCGGGGTCGATTGCTTGCGCCGCTTTGCCCAGCTGACCAACGGCCTGCCGCAAGGTGCCGTACGTATCGTCGGCACCAACGCACTGCGCGAAGCACGGAATCGCAGCGAATTCATCCGCCGCGCCGAAGCCGTGCTCGGCCATCCGGTGGAAGTGATTTCCGGCCGCGAAGAAGCGCGTCTGATTCACTTGGGGGTCTCGCACACCCTTGCCGATACGCCGGGCAAACGCCTGATCGCCGACATTGGCGGAGGCAGCACCGAATTCATCATCGGCCAGCGCTTCGAGCCGCTGCTGCGGGAAAGCCTGCAGATGGGCTGCGTGAGTTTCACCCAACGTTATTTCAAGGACGGCAAGATCACTCCGGCCCGCTACGCCCAGGCCTACACCGCAGCGCGTCTGGAGCTGATGGGCATCGAGCAGAGTCTGCGCCGGCTCGGCTGGCAGGAAGCGGTCGGCGCGTCCGGCACCCTGCGCGCCGTGGGACTGGCCAGCAAGGCCGCAGGCCACGGCAATGGCGAGGTCAATCCGGAGGGCATCGCCTGGCTGAAGCGCAAACTGTTGAAGCTGGGCGATGCGGACAAACTCGACCTCGATGGGATCAAGCCGGATCGACGGGCGATTTTTCCAGCCGGCCTGGCGATCTGCGAGGCAATCTTCGACGCGCTCGAACTGAAAAGCATGGCCCACTCCGATGGCGCCCTGCGCGAAGGCGTACTGTATGACCTGCTCGGCCGCCATCACCATGAGGACGTCCGCGAGCGCACCCTCAGTGCGCTGATGGAGCGCTATCGCGTCGATGTGGATCAGGCAGCCCGCGTCGAAGCCAAGGCCTTGAAGGCCCTGGAAAGCGTCGCCGACGCCTGGCAACTGGATGATGACTGGCACCACGAACTGCTCAGCTGGGCGGCGCGCGTCCATGAACTCGGCCAGGACATCGCGCATTACCACTATCACAAGCACGGCGCCTATCTGATCGAACACTCCGACCTGGCCGGCTTTTCACGCCAGGACCAGTTGATGCTTGCCCTGTTGGTTCGCGGCCATAGGCGCAACATTCCGCAGGAGCGCTTCGCCGAGTTTGGCGATGAAGGCGTGCAGCTGATTCGCCTCTGCGTGCTGCTGCGCTTCGCGATTCTCTTCCATCACATCCGTGGTACCCAGGAAATGCCCACGGTGCAGCTGCAGGCCGGCGCCCGCAGTCTCGATGTGGTGTTTCCGGCTGGGTGGCTGGAAGCCAACCCGCTGACCCAGGCGGATTTCGAGCAAGAAGCCGAGTGGCTCAAACGGATCGATTTCACCCTCAACGTCCGTTAA